In Crassostrea angulata isolate pt1a10 chromosome 6, ASM2561291v2, whole genome shotgun sequence, a genomic segment contains:
- the LOC128189916 gene encoding group 3 secretory phospholipase A2-like, protein MKLLLVLFVSVFVCLVCGKKEHKKQDPPYKGNLTLFLRSHDMVYTFKVRGRTIKLQRPILNLKEKYENERKKAGKEKSLRSILSDKELKELKNLIQAPHAINLRDYNVIYPGTKWCGTGNDATNYEDLGTAEDVDMCCREHDLCDFKIDAGQSNYGLTNDGSYTRVSCDCEQTFYDCLSNAQENSFDAAMIGFIYFDVLDQDCIRKRRICTGYSWWGNCNSWTEVADEYEFAPNELDYIW, encoded by the exons ATGAAGCTATTGCTTGTATTATTTGTATCCGTGTTTGTTTGTCTTGTTTGCGGGAAAAAGGAACACAAGAAACAAGATCCCCCATACAAGGGAAACTTGACGCTGTTCCTAAGATCCCACGACATGGTGTACACTTTCAAAGTCCGTGGGAGAACAATCAAGCTGCAGCGACCCATCCTTAA CCTGAAGGAGAAATacgaaaatgaaagaaaaaaggcCGGAAAAGAAAAAAGTCTGCGATCAATTTTGAGTGACAAAGAGCTGAAAGAATTGAAGAATCTCATTCAAGCTCCTCATGCAATAAATCTTCGGGATTACAATGTGATTTATCCAG GAACAAAATGGTGCGGAACCGGAAATGATGCGACAAATTATGAAGATTTAGGTACCGCTGAGGACGTTGATATGTGTTGTCGAGAGCATGACCTCTGCGACTTTAAAATAGATGCGGGTCAGAGCAACTACGGATTGACAAATGATGGATCTTATACTAG gGTGTCGTGTGACTGTGAACAAACCTTCTATGACTGCCTGTCTAATGCACAGGAGAATTCCTTTGATGCGGCTATGATTGGATTCATATACTTCGATGTTCTCGATCAAGACTGTATCAGAAAGAGAAGAATCTGTACAGGATATTC ATGGTGGGGTAATTGCAATAGCTGGACAGAAGTTGCTGATGAATATGAATTTGCTCCCAATGAACTTGATTACATCTGGTAG
- the LOC128189915 gene encoding phospholipase A2-like isoform X1, protein MKLLMIIFVSVFVCQVCGKKGHKKQDPPYKGNVTLFLRSHDMVYTFKVRGRTIKLQRPILNLKEKYENERKKSGKGKSIRSIMSDEELNELRKLIQAPHAISRRDFDVIYPGTKWCGAGDDAATYDDLGTAEEVDMCCREHDHCDMFIEAGQSKYGLTNNGDFTRVSCDCEQTFYDCLSNAQEDSFDAAMIGFIYFDVLDPDCIRKRRICTGYSWWGTCNSWIEVADEYEFGPNELDYIW, encoded by the exons ATGAAGCTACTAATGATAATTTTTGTCTCCGTTTTTGTTTGCCAGGTATGTGGTAAAAAGGGACACAAGAAACAAGATCCCCCGTACAAGGGAAACGTGACGCTGTTTCTAAGGTCCCACGACATGGTGTACACCTTCAAAGTCCGTGGGAGAACAATCAAGCTGCAGCGACCCATCCTAAA TCTGAAGGAAAAATacgaaaatgaaagaaaaaagagtGGAAAAGGAAAAAGTATACGATCAATTATGAGTGACGAAGAGCTGAATGAATTAAGAAAACTAATCCAAGCTCCCCATGCAATTAGTCGGCGGGATTTCGATGTGATTTATCCag GAACAAAATGGTGCGGCGCCGGAGATGACGCAGCCACTTACGATGATTTGGGTACGGCAGAGGAAGTTGATATGTGTTGTCGTGAGCATGACCACTGCGACATGTTTATAGAAGCGGGTCAAAGCAAATACGGTTTGACAAATAATGGAGACTTTACAAG ggTATCTTGTGACTGTGAACAAACATTCTATGACTGCCTGTCTAATGCACAGGAGGATTCCTTTGATGCGGCCATGATTGGATTCATATACTTCGATGTTCTCGATCCGGACTGTATCAGAAAGAGAAGAATCTGTACAGGATATTC atgGTGGGGTACTTGCAATAGCTGGATAGAAGTTGCAGATGAATATGAATTTGGTCCCAATGAACTAGATTACATTTGGTAG
- the LOC128189915 gene encoding phospholipase A2-like isoform X2, with product MVYTFKVRGRTIKLQRPILNLKEKYENERKKSGKGKSIRSIMSDEELNELRKLIQAPHAISRRDFDVIYPGTKWCGAGDDAATYDDLGTAEEVDMCCREHDHCDMFIEAGQSKYGLTNNGDFTRVSCDCEQTFYDCLSNAQEDSFDAAMIGFIYFDVLDPDCIRKRRICTGYSWWGTCNSWIEVADEYEFGPNELDYIW from the exons ATGGTGTACACCTTCAAAGTCCGTGGGAGAACAATCAAGCTGCAGCGACCCATCCTAAA TCTGAAGGAAAAATacgaaaatgaaagaaaaaagagtGGAAAAGGAAAAAGTATACGATCAATTATGAGTGACGAAGAGCTGAATGAATTAAGAAAACTAATCCAAGCTCCCCATGCAATTAGTCGGCGGGATTTCGATGTGATTTATCCag GAACAAAATGGTGCGGCGCCGGAGATGACGCAGCCACTTACGATGATTTGGGTACGGCAGAGGAAGTTGATATGTGTTGTCGTGAGCATGACCACTGCGACATGTTTATAGAAGCGGGTCAAAGCAAATACGGTTTGACAAATAATGGAGACTTTACAAG ggTATCTTGTGACTGTGAACAAACATTCTATGACTGCCTGTCTAATGCACAGGAGGATTCCTTTGATGCGGCCATGATTGGATTCATATACTTCGATGTTCTCGATCCGGACTGTATCAGAAAGAGAAGAATCTGTACAGGATATTC atgGTGGGGTACTTGCAATAGCTGGATAGAAGTTGCAGATGAATATGAATTTGGTCCCAATGAACTAGATTACATTTGGTAG